One Neoarius graeffei isolate fNeoGra1 chromosome 19, fNeoGra1.pri, whole genome shotgun sequence genomic region harbors:
- the LOC132868092 gene encoding coiled-coil domain-containing protein 106-like: MEGKEETSSSSRRMQTRSGPLKDNAGKRGHCDTEDDSSGTVQMAPTAKLQKHKHDLELAKMKITCQEDLIKELTKGRDFLKDQLSQISRNRKRKKKNTKKKKGKKGTRERRSKRSSILRARGPDEVIARYRKVLKAYKKKSITAACKIVGVDRNTITLNAPIAELSIAAPEKFAEFKEEHSTKQKLGDFAGKCLDGIRDNPDIERKVQALKKARQLLPVGKGDF, encoded by the exons ATGGAGGGAAAGGAAGAAACATCTTCGTCCTCCAGGAGAATGCAAACCCGTTCTGGACCTCTAAAAGATAATGCTGGCAAGAGGGGCCATTGTGATACAGAGGATGACTCTTCTG GTACTGTGCAAATGGCCCCCACTGCCAAACTCCAGAAGCACAAACATGACCTGGAGCTGGCTAAAATGAAAATAACTTGTCAGGAAGACTTGATCAAAGAGCTAACCAAGGGGAGAGACTTTTTAAAAGACCAGCTGTCTCAGA TATCAAGAAAT aggaagaggaagaagaagaacacaaagaagaagaaggggaAGAAAGGAACAAGGGAGAGACGAAGCAAACGGAGCAGTATTTTAAGAG CTCGTGGACCAGATGAGGTAATTGCACGTTACCGGAAGGTGTTGAAGGCCTATAAGAAGAAGAGCATCACTGCTGCTTGCAAAATAGTGGGAGTAGATCGCAACACAATTACACTGAATGCACCAATTGCAGAGCTTTCCATTGCTGCCCCTGAGAAGTTTGCTGAATTCAAAGAAGAGCATTCCACAAAGCAGAAGCTTGGTGATTTTGCTGGGAAATGTTTGGATGGCATCCGTGACAACCCAGATATTGAGCGTAAAGTGCAGGCACTTAAGAAGGCAAGGCAACTGTTGCCTGTTGGAAAGGGGGACTTTTGA